Proteins encoded in a region of the Vicia villosa cultivar HV-30 ecotype Madison, WI linkage group LG5, Vvil1.0, whole genome shotgun sequence genome:
- the LOC131602164 gene encoding myb-related protein 308 codes for MGRSPCCEKAHTNKGAWTKEEDDRLISYIRAHGEGCWRSLPKAAGLLRCGKSCRLRWINYLRPDLKRGNFTEEEDELIIKLHSLLGNKWSLIAGRLPGRTDNEIKNYWNTHIRRKLLNRGIDPATHRPLNEVSHSQSQSQSQSHSQVLHLQNQNQNLSHNQEGVTIAVAASASTTATSTVIAAAAPTSIISFAPSSIKQEQYHNHYHNHSHHSYSHNHQEMMIKGSVLERCPDLNLELTISPPRQQESEEPFKSRERNNSSSNNSSLCFVCSLGLQNSKDCSCEETVGNSNGGKAPAYDFLGLKGGVWDYKGLEMK; via the exons ATGGGAAGATCACCTTGCTGTGAAAAAGCTCATACTAACAAAGGTGCTTGGACTAAAGAAGAAGACGATAGATTGATTTCTTATATTCGCGCTCATGGTGAAGGCTGCTGGAGATCTCTTCCTAAAGCTGCTGGTTTACTCCGCTGCGGCAAAAGCTGTCGTCTAAGGTGGATTAACTATCTCCGGCCAGACCTTAAACGCGGGAACTTtacggaagaagaagatgaactcatTATCAAACTTCATAGTCTTCTTGGTAACAA atGGTCTTTGATAGCGGGAAGATTACCGGGTAGAACAGATAATGAGATAAAGAATTATTGGAATACTCATATTAGAAGAAAGCTTTTGAATAGAGGAATCGACCCTGCTACTCATAGGCCTTTAAACGAGGTTTCTCATTCGCAATCGCAATCTCAATCTCAATCTCATTCTCAAGTTCTTCATcttcagaatcaaaatcagaatctTAGCCACAATCAAGAAGGTGTAACTATAGCTGTAGCAGCATCTGCTTCAACTACTGCCACTTCTACAGTTATAGCCGCGGCTGCACCCACATCAATTATATCTTTTGCTCCGTCGTCTATTAAACAAGAACAATATCATAATCATTATCATAATCATAGTCATCATAGTTACAGTCATAATCATCAAGAGATGATGATTAAAGGCTCGGTGTTAGAACGGTGTCCGGATTTGAATCTTGAGTTAACAATAAGTCCTCCGCGgcaacaagaatcagaagaaccaTTCAAAAGCAGAGAAAGAAACAACAGCAGCAGCAACAATAGTAGCCTCTGTTTTGTATGTAGTTTGGGTTTGCAGAACAGTAAAGATTGTAGCTGTGAAGAAACTGTTGGAAATTCAAACGGTGGAAAAGCACCTGCTTATGATTTCTTGGGCTTGAAAGGTGGTGTTTGGGATTACAAAGGCTTAGAAATGAAATGA